In Parasteatoda tepidariorum isolate YZ-2023 chromosome 8, CAS_Ptep_4.0, whole genome shotgun sequence, the DNA window AGAATATTAGATATGTTTCTGCTTATTAACCGAGACGCAATATttctatttgttaaaaattctaacagtaaGAAATTTATCTGTTCTTAAAATTATGCCGACAATAGAAATAGATCACTAACTTtaagtgaaaaacttttattaactaaatcgGTAGTGACTAATCAGGTTCAGCTTATTAGTTCAAAAGCTTGTAGAAGTATAGCAAATTTTAGTTAACTTACCATTATGTAAAAGAGCTTTAAAAGCAGAAACAGTTATCATGAATTCTTTTCTTTAGAGTCGTCAGTAGATttctttattgtgttttttgttGGAATTTCCATTGTGGAAATTGTGATAACAGTTTCTTGTGAATcctgcaaaaattaataatgaataaataaataaacaactcttgaagatagaaaaattttaaggagaaaaaattaattatatttttttacattcattgtAATTTGCATAGGAGTAAAGTAATATTAGttgtaaatgaaaaagaagaaagaaagaaaatggtaaataaataatcagaaaaaaataatttaaaacagtaaaataaaatataatatggtcaatttaatatttttaattaccattGTATCATCTCCTTTTTCGAATCTTTTTAGGATGTTAGAATCTCTGATATCTGACAATGAAGCAACTTCAGctataaaagataataatcattaaatcaaCTGTAAAATGAGAATCCGAAAAATTACAGGATGAATAAAGATCAATagtgaaaggattaaaagttttgaagaattaacaaataaaaatttattacacaatTTCCAATTTTACTCTAgaagaaatcataatttttttgttgttctggCATAACGTAATAAAGAGAGTATGATAGCgatcatacaatttaaaaatttataaaaccttaaattttattgcaataacaTATGAAAACACTTTTCCTCAAaaatctcaagaaaaaaaaaaacatggtgcaacataaaaatagcaaaatttataaaattaattgaataactgCAAAAAACAGTGGTGTATATgccacattaaatataaaatatgttagtaAATTACAACAGAATTCAAGTAAATGTGAAAGTCGAATCTTGAATAATTAGTCTAAAATAGCATAGTAGCACGGGTTGCATTTGATGAGATGCATGTCTTGAATGAAGACATGGTACAACATACCTGGCAAGAGAGAGACAGGTAAGAAAGGCAGATGTCATCGAGTTCATACATACTAGCTAGAACActttagagatttttttcatagtttgaaggtaattttgttttaatcttcTTATTAAATCATGAATCATAATTCAATACaaagcagtattttttaataaatgatttccaCAGACACAatacacacttttttttcttgtaaattgtgtagctaaaaatattttaagacttcAAACATTCAATTGTTTTAAGACATGATTTGATTAACTTGTCAACACCATATGAAATCATCCATGTGATTTATAGtgaattaaattgaaactaaCTCATTACTGGTAAGGATAAAATGGCACTAAATACCGAGAGTTAAACAAAGTACATAGATATAACTTACAAGATGTgtcaatagtttttataattgaagtAACAGTCTTAGAAATAGGTGTTGAGtcaataacagtttttattaaagtttcacCAGGAGTAGTTGTATTTTTTGAAGGTTGTTCTTTATCTTTCTTCGCTAAATCACctggaagataaaaaaatttaaaaactagtactgaggattaaaattaaaaatagttcaaaatactAAAGTAACTCAGCAAAACTGATTTCTAGTAAGAATGAatatgaaaaatcttaaaagctATAAAtcagttccattttttttttttttaaaaaaaaaggcctaaaaattttcttaaaaaacaaactaaaatttttacaaagagaaaaattaaatagttttttcttttaaaaaaagtttgtatttcGTAGTCAAAAACTGCTTATTAACATTACATGTCTAGTGTTCACACcagcaatgaaaatttaaaggttCAATACGTTCCACCTTAGTATTCATTTAATCgttcaaaaacttaatatagTAAACAAATTTGAAGGGGGAAAAATCAAACTTTACAATTGCATAATTCATGTTAAagtacacataaaaaataattaattgaaatctaTTACACCCAGAGTTAATACCCCACAATGATTGaagattagtatttattaaaattaagttaaaaaagataaaataagattaGTAAATAGATTGATATGTcgagattaaataaataaatgaggaaaacaGAGAAAGTAAGAgccaacaaaatattatattgaaaaataattattgaaaaattataaaatcaattctaaaagagcaaaaaatgctttattgatGAATAATTATACTGTCAGTACATAATTGCAAAGCACAGCACaacatgaaaatttgaaatacaaactaaatttaaaattttttgtgctaAACACTTTCAGttattctatttgaaatattgttaaacTTAACCAACGtatgtatgaaataataaaattagttagaataattttctttccaaacatttttaaagttacctTTTTCTTTCAGTGATTTTTCAGTTGATTCCAGAACCAATCCAGACTCTTGAATTACATCAGCTAACAAGTTCTTTTTGCACTGAATTTCGctcaactataaaaataaattggagaACTGAGTGCACACAcagaatttttacttcaatgagtataaataaaagaaaatgtctaaaaatatttattcatacattaaattgacactgaaaaattaagaaattacacATACAATCATAGCAGTaccaaataagaaaaagaaagaggaATAATATgcgaaaaaattaaagaatgtacataaaaaaacaatcacGAAGATCATTTTATGTCCTTTATAGCGAATTTATtaactaagaatatttttgttttaataccgCTTCTTGGGATAAGAAGTATCAACTATGATAATggtaaaatggaaagaaaatcaTACCCCTCCTAACGTCCAGGAAAATAGCAGATCTAaggcaggggtctgtccagacattttgtgaaaggtccgtttttggaaaattgttaaaaaattattgtgaatataaaataaacgttaagtcacattctttcaaccagggtcctgcttttgtgaatttgtgcaaatagggtcctgttattgcaaaaaactattGCAAAgactgttattgcaaaaaacttttgcaaagagattttaaattgcaaagagatacaagattatgctcagaactgtaaaattataattaaaaaaaattgaatattaaaaaataaacagcaattgctgctactaaattagaaatgcaacatacaaatatttggaatttaacctatactgctcaacacagaatattcatttcggacgaatgaaggaagaagcgtctgctgaagacaaaacttagttcgtttacatctgtctttctttcCTCCCACCCCCCTGGGAAgtgtttattcaattaacaaaacaataaagagaaacaaatttgcgaagggtccgattaaaagataaattattttgtgaagggtccattttcaagttaaaatatcttgtgaagggtccgtttttatgaaaagatattttgtgaagggttatTTTGTTAATGGAACCAAATTTcgtctaaacagacccctgatctAAGGAAAAACAATCGTACGAACacattacattttttcattcatttttttaaacaaattacacaTAATTTATGATTTGTTGATGCAAGTACTAACCTGGCCTTTAGAACCAACAGTGATTTGGTTCTTAGAACCCAGGCTGCTGGTTTGATTCTTTGTACTAACTTGAGTAATaggtgtatttttatttgttggcACTGGTACTTCTTTTGAAGTGCTATCTGTTTGTTGCACAGGGCTTGGTGATGGAGTTCGAACAGTGTTGGTATCTGCCCCTTTGATTGGAACAGTAGATACATTTAAAGACTGTGATGGTAGAGGTTTAGCTTGAGGTTTAGTAGCAACTGTTGTTGTAGTTGCTGTTTGAGGAGAACTACTTGGCAACTTGTTCTTTTCTTGCTTTTGAGCATTTTCTGACTGTTAAACAAGAAAATTGTTGTCAACAGGAATTTTTACAAtgcaataaatgttaatatataaattaagttttggaaaaaatgtGCTACATTTAAGAAGGTTATGTTCACATTAAAATTCGCCCAATTTATAACATCAAAGCTTTATGANAAATGTACTGTTTCCATTAGATTTCTTTttgtctggaaaaaaaattagttgatgagaaagttttgtaagaaatatttgtagaaaCATGATTtgattaagagtaaaaaaaataattttttttttttaatgaaattacttgACAGGAAACactaatatacatttaaatataattaaattttaacaatgtttaaacaactaaaatatttgcagtgtttaaaactattattttacttcttgcttttttttcttttttttggtcagggaaaaaaaatcagtcaatgagaaagttttgtaaaaaatatctgtaaaaacGTGATTTgattaagagttaaaaaaaattttcttttaaaaaaaatcacttgacAGGAAACactaatatacatttaaatataattaaatggtATTGTTAGcatatcatatattttgttttgtagatATAGGGTTGTTCTGaaatacacataaaattaaagaacatcagaacaaaaatataaaattcagaacaagtaagaacaaaatattttttatcctgtCAATCAGGACAATTATGATCCCTGAATTACCCACAACTACTTTATGTTTGATACCAATTCTCTTACACTCTATTCTGATTGATTTTACCATCAATTAACTTACATTTGATTCAGGTATCCTTTGAACAGGAGTTGAACTCATAATAACTGCTGCCTGTGAACGTGGCCACATTTGAGCTTTATGCACGACAATCACGTTAGGCTTAGCTACTGCTGATGCTCTCATTGAGGAGGATGTGTTAAGTGTTCCAGCTGGCAACGTCACTCTTAAGGCACCAGTCGTCAAGTTTGAAGATAATCCCAATGCAGAGATTGCAGACGGTGTGATGGAACAAGGTAGCCGGGAACCGGCTGGAGGTGTTACGTTTATTATCCGTGCACTGCGAACCAGCCCTATTGGTCGTAAAAATCAATAAGTACTCAATATATTGAGAGAAATGtctttaaacatgttttaacactaaattaaaaaacattcatcTTACAGACCACACAAAATACGCTAACacatgcaatttttaaagttagagATAGAAGGATGAACTTAAGTACTTTCCCTGATCGTTCCACAATTTATGGATctctaataatttataagtatcTTTATGAACCGagggttaaaattaattaacagcTAATTAATAAAGAGGAACACATCtttatgaaatcaaattaaaatttcaatggatAGGACTGGATAATCCGCAAAAAAGTAATCCGTCCtagtcctttttttaaaattatttctggtaAAGCTAAACGTGATGACGTTGTACGGAAATCTTCAATGATTACGCCATCAACATTTACATAATACAGCTGAATGCACATATAGATCTAATGTTCACCAGAGTAAAGATAAGGATTGTAGGATTgctgaggggaaaaaaaagaataaccgttgttgaacagccgactcaatttttgagcttacgactaccaatgttcaactccgtagccttgtaattttgaacccaatccagaagataatctaactcctgcatcaagtattCGGATAAATTTGCCtctgtggaggactttttgatggagctaacccgcatttgagttacatggagaggggaaccacgaaaacctctcacggttagcctgacagcaagggtactcttacccatgatcaaTCTATCTCTGAGGACactttacatcagcactgtgttcaatgcaagccgggtgcggaatttgtatcgaccagtcatAGCTGGGAATCGAAACAGTTTGCCTCATTGGGTGGCGAaagttctatcccctgagcccccATGGCTCAATCATTTAACCAGGGATGAAAGTACCagttagcaacaaaaaaaaaatgaattctacaTAAACGCAATCaaacattatgaaattaataaatgtatggagcttaaaaagctttgaaaaaaaactgaattcagAGTAAAAGCTGAAAACTTTCATGCCTGTTTAACTTAAGTGAAATTCTAAGAAGAGGAATGCCAACCGAGCATTTTTAACAGCTTACAACTTCAGAATGAGTAATCTTAAGCAAGTCTAATGCCTTccaaaattttgccaaaattgcTGACATTGCAAAAGCTCAATCGTTTCAAacccaaaaaaatgaaaatttccctaaccctatttttcattttttttattgtgtgcttgtttacaaaaattttcgcgtgaaataaaatgcttcacTAAATAGTTTATTCGCAATGGGAAAATACTATAATTACGGAGAAACTGAGTTATAACATCAACACttacattcaaattaaaatttatataaaatgtggAGCTgtgaattaagtttttgataCTTACTAATAAAAAACACCAGTGAAAGTCATGCAGTTTTAATGATGAAATTGATTATtgattaatcttttttcttaattttcagttggaattattatagtattttcCTAACatactttatataataatacaaaatcactttaaatgttgaaaaaaatgtgcatttatCACAAGAATTAAAGATCCAAAAAGAAGTATGAaggaaagaataaaagaaatttaaaaaaaaaagaatataattagaatattgattcatatatgcatttttaaacttgcataCAGCAAAAACTCCTCAGGTTCTGTTTGAAATCCttaaatttcacattaaatttaatttaaatgttaacttttttcagaaacaatgcatattaaagtatttacattaaattttatcatagcaGACAcctatcaattttaaaaattctgcagttttaaatttatttatttatttatttatttttttgtgtgtatgtTGAGTAAAAGAGTGAGTACTTAACTATAATAAATGTTGATtggttaaatttgattttcccataaaaaataaaattataagaaccATATTAGTTTATGTTACCTGTAACATATTTACTCTAGGAATTTTTAAGTCAGTAAAATGATATCTGTAATTGCTTTTATAGtgaaattcaaaactatttttctttaatcattaaacacagtattaaaaatttgaagccagtttgagaatttaaataattcaacaattaatttattgtttcacaGTAAAACTAAACTATAACAAGCagtacaaaacataaaaatgtactaTTTCCATAGAGATTATTCAGCACTAAatatgaagaattattttaagtgtaagatacaaaaataaatcaagcaaaagagaaattttaaaaaacataggaCTCAAGAATAAAGCagacataaaaagaaattcaaaagataaacagaaaatagaATGTCCAAGTCCTATgaacataaaagtttttttttttattttttaaaatgtaagtgcagcagatagaaatttattattcctGTGATGTAAAGAGAACAAATTCTTTGCATTCTAAGagcttattatttttgaacaaaccTCCATCATTCCTATACTGAATTGTTTGGGTAGTGGAACTTCCCAATTTCATGTGGCTCTGTCCAACTCCGATAGGCGTTGATTTTGACAGCATCTGGGAACTGGATCCTTTGCCCGCTTCGCTCTGGACAGGTCCGGTTGTCTTGGTGGGCGTCTGTAAGGTGGCAGACgaagatacattaaaaataacaggCGGCAGAGACTTTGCACCCTTTGTACCACCACCAAATAGAGACCTCGAAATGTATTGGGAGCTGGATGTGGATACCTTTGGCAAAGCTTTCGTCACGGGTACTTTAGAAGCAGGCTGGTGACTGGACATCGAATGAGATTCTGTTTTGGGTGATGGTGATTTTTGTACAGAAGTTTTGGTGACGGTGAGGGATTCGTTTACCGTGAACTGAGCCGGTGAGTCAGATTGGCTTGTGGGTGGGAACACTCCTGAAGTTGGCTTTTTAGCCAAAAAACCGGAGTTACTGTCCTGCTTTCCCTTACTGCTCGATGATTTAGGCGAAACCGCCCTGGGGTTTACTTGCGGTGGCTGAATGTTCAGTTTTactcccaatccagaaggcaagttTTGCCTTCCCTGCACTGCAGGTTTTGATCTCAGTTGACTGACAAATTTGCTTTGAGAAGGTGTAGATGAAGTAGTACGATCACTCGATGAAGTTGAACCTGCAAGAAATGTTTGTAATATTTCATGGGAAAAACTTGTGTCTACTTTATTGCCAGAGATTCTTAAAAAGGGACATCCTGTTCTATTGAAAgctatggttttaaaatttaaagtaaataatatttcagagcaaaattcataaattatactttttaattaacttcaaagCCAAATCACCACACATGAGTCTTGagtatctatattatataaataagcaCAGACATAATAATTATAGAGAATATTGTTCACAATGTACTaacaaagtttgaaatttagagaaaagttttaattttttttttaaatgtgaacaaAGAATTATtaggttttattaatttatttactaactcATGCAacttatatcaaaattaagcttaaactaaaattcttaagggaaaaaattctttaatgaatggataaataaaagctttaagcACTAAACACAGAACTGTTTGACCTGTACAAAAATTACTATACCTGTAGAAGGTACTGTGTGAGGAATTACTGTTGTCCTCATAGCACCAGTGGATGATGATCTCTGCAAGCTTTTAGGTTCTAATGACTTTACCATTTCCGCCATAGAAGCTTGATGTCCTTCATGACTTACAGATTGAAGAGGACTCCTTGAAGGAGGTTTACTTGATAGCAAATTTGAAGGCATCTGATCAAAGGTTGAAAAAGTTGTCACTGTGGATGATTTCAGCattatatgctaaaaaaaatagagacaAGTTTAATCACATTGcactatacataataatatttacaaaatgcaattGGGAAAAATTGCAACTGGcttgtagtaaaatttttaacagggactactttttaaaacatgcaaTAACTTTTTGAGAAACTGAAAATACTAAATGAGTAAAAAGACTGTTGGTATTAATAATCAGaggaatttacttttaagaaaggtttatttctaaaatgaaacaaaaaaattaagaaacaaatataaaataaagtaattttatgagTACCAGAAATATTcctaaaaattgactttttattaataaaaatataataataataataaaacgtaCATGGAGTGTACTTTTGACAAAAAAGCAGAGAGTGGCGGAGAATTTTTGCTCACACCATTATAGACAATTGGTTGCCATTGCAGCCAGCGGCAACCATTAATTTCACCTCctaatgttaagaaataaataagaaataaattaagaaacctTTCATCACTCTAAATATTTATGCCAACCTCTAtgtctaattttatattttttgtctcaGGTTTTAAAGAGAGATTAGattgttatttaaagaaaaagtttgtcAGCTGCAACATTAATTTagtcaattttgaaattgcatgTCAACTAAAGCgtcgttttattttgtttatttatttatttattattattttgttgttgttgtctaGTTTAAACTAAGGATTGactacatttttttctatttctttacaACTACATATTTACTAGTtattgttaaaaactatttttcaatataatacaTCACACTGCAgttattaatgtaatataaggatggaaaaaattactttgctaGGCTTAAAGTAATCTAGACAATAtaccttaaataaaaattcaatgaataaagagcactttgttttaaaaagaagctAGACAGGGGCATTACTGGCTAGACATattaacacaatttaaatactttattacaATTACAAACTTTGATTGTTGAAGTATGATTATTTGAAGTAGGTTTGGCTTACACAAATTAGAAACACACAATTCAATTTCTATTGCCATACCTTAATAtgaatcattataaatttattttaagcatttaaaaaatggcacTATTAGAGTAAAAAGAGTTTCAATTCAGGAAAACTAATTCTGACATAAAAATTCAATGGGAGCTCAAggcaattttttcagaaaaaaaattttgcta includes these proteins:
- the LOC107444798 gene encoding BRCA2-interacting transcriptional repressor EMSY isoform X4, whose product is MWPMIVDYTDDECKRLLRSLELEAYAAIINAFRAQGFLTKDKRKILQELCNVLSISMERHRAEIRRAVNDEHLNTVAERLYGANTSAEWSIEGRRVVPLMQRLAPQTVFTDIANSAANAQATKNASLPLPGRTGLREISNGIETMASRKRKDLPPDPSIPPNKLQAIECQYPHVQAFDSPDFQSMETSPCSETPTAEIHPATGNEISPEPTSLSDYISSKIPPMAHVPSLVSPVKSSTKHIMLKSSTVTTFSTFDQMPSNLLSSKPPSRSPLQSVSHEGHQASMAEMVKSLEPKSLQRSSSTGAMRTTVIPHTVPSTGLVRSARIINVTPPAGSRLPCSITPSAISALGLSSNLTTGALRVTLPAGTLNTSSSMRASAVAKPNVIVVHKAQMWPRSQAAVIMSSTPVQRIPESNSENAQKQEKNKLPSSSPQTATTTTVATKPQAKPLPSQSLNVSTVPIKGADTNTVRTPSPSPVQQTDSTSKEVPVPTNKNTPITQVSTKNQTSSLGSKNQITVGSKGQLSEIQCKKNLLADVIQESGLVLESTEKSLKEKGDLAKKDKEQPSKNTTTPGETLIKTVIDSTPISKTVTSIIKTIDTSSEVASLSDIRDSNILKRFEKGDDTMDSQETVITISTMEIPTKNTIKKSTDDSKEKNS
- the LOC107444798 gene encoding BRCA2-interacting transcriptional repressor EMSY isoform X1; translated protein: MWPMIVDYTDDECKRLLRSLELEAYAAIINAFRAQGFLTKDKRKILQELCNVLSISMERHRAEIRRAVNDEHLNTVAERLYGANTSAEWSIEGRRVVPLMQRLAPQTVFTDIANSAANAQATKNASLPLPGRTGLREISNGIETMASRKRKDLPPDPSIPPNKLQAIECQYPHVQAFDSPDFQSMETSPCSETPTAEIHPATGNEISPEPTSLSDYISSKIPPMAHVPSLVSPVKSSTKHIMLKSSTVTTFSTFDQMPSNLLSSKPPSRSPLQSVSHEGHQASMAEMVKSLEPKSLQRSSSTGAMRTTVIPHTVPSTGSTSSSDRTTSSTPSQSKFVSQLRSKPAVQGRQNLPSGLGVKLNIQPPQVNPRAVSPKSSSSKGKQDSNSGFLAKKPTSGVFPPTSQSDSPAQFTVNESLTVTKTSVQKSPSPKTESHSMSSHQPASKVPVTKALPKVSTSSSQYISRSLFGGGTKGAKSLPPVIFNVSSSATLQTPTKTTGPVQSEAGKGSSSQMLSKSTPIGVGQSHMKLGSSTTQTIQYRNDGGLVRSARIINVTPPAGSRLPCSITPSAISALGLSSNLTTGALRVTLPAGTLNTSSSMRASAVAKPNVIVVHKAQMWPRSQAAVIMSSTPVQRIPESNSENAQKQEKNKLPSSSPQTATTTTVATKPQAKPLPSQSLNVSTVPIKGADTNTVRTPSPSPVQQTDSTSKEVPVPTNKNTPITQVSTKNQTSSLGSKNQITVGSKGQLSEIQCKKNLLADVIQESGLVLESTEKSLKEKGDLAKKDKEQPSKNTTTPGETLIKTVIDSTPISKTVTSIIKTIDTSSEVASLSDIRDSNILKRFEKGDDTMDSQETVITISTMEIPTKNTIKKSTDDSKEKNS
- the LOC107444798 gene encoding BRCA2-interacting transcriptional repressor EMSY isoform X2 yields the protein MWPMIVDYTDDECKRLLRSLELEAYAAIINAFRAQGFLTKDKRKILQELCNVLSISMERHRAEIRRAVNDEHLNTVAERLYGANTSAEWSIEGRRVVPLMQRLAPQTVFTDIANSAANAQATKNASLPLPGRTGLREISNGIETMASRKRKDLPPDPSIPPNKLQAIECQYPHVQAFDSPDFQSMETSPCSETPTAEIHPATGNEISPEPTSLSDYISSKIPPMAHVPSLVSPVKSSTKHIMLKSSTVTTFSTFDQMPSNLLSSKPPSRSPLQSVSHEGHQASMAEMVKSLEPKSLQRSSSTGAMRTTVIPHTVPSTGSTSSSDRTTSSTPSQSKFVSQLRSKPAVQGRQNLPSGLGVKLNIQPPQVNPRAVSPKSSSSKGKQDSNSGFLAKKPTSGVFPPTSQSDSPAQFTVNESLTVTKTSVQKSPSPKTESHSMSSHQPASKVPVTKALPKVSTSSSQYISRSLFGGGTKGAKSLPPVIFNVSSSATLQTPTKTTGPVQSEAGKGSSSQMLSKSTPIGVGQSHMKLGSSTTQTIQYRNDGGLVRSARIINVTPPAGSRLPCSITPSAISALGLSSNLTTGALRVTLPAGTLNTSSSMRASAVAKPNVIVVHKAQMWPRSQAAVIMSSTPVQRIPESNLSEIQCKKNLLADVIQESGLVLESTEKSLKEKGDLAKKDKEQPSKNTTTPGETLIKTVIDSTPISKTVTSIIKTIDTSSEVASLSDIRDSNILKRFEKGDDTMDSQETVITISTMEIPTKNTIKKSTDDSKEKNS
- the LOC107444798 gene encoding uncharacterized protein isoform X3, coding for MFWARTHVSNGIETMASRKRKDLPPDPSIPPNKLQAIECQYPHVQAFDSPDFQSMETSPCSETPTAEIHPATGNEISPEPTSLSDYISSKIPPMAHVPSLVSPVKSSTKHIMLKSSTVTTFSTFDQMPSNLLSSKPPSRSPLQSVSHEGHQASMAEMVKSLEPKSLQRSSSTGAMRTTVIPHTVPSTGSTSSSDRTTSSTPSQSKFVSQLRSKPAVQGRQNLPSGLGVKLNIQPPQVNPRAVSPKSSSSKGKQDSNSGFLAKKPTSGVFPPTSQSDSPAQFTVNESLTVTKTSVQKSPSPKTESHSMSSHQPASKVPVTKALPKVSTSSSQYISRSLFGGGTKGAKSLPPVIFNVSSSATLQTPTKTTGPVQSEAGKGSSSQMLSKSTPIGVGQSHMKLGSSTTQTIQYRNDGGLVRSARIINVTPPAGSRLPCSITPSAISALGLSSNLTTGALRVTLPAGTLNTSSSMRASAVAKPNVIVVHKAQMWPRSQAAVIMSSTPVQRIPESNSENAQKQEKNKLPSSSPQTATTTTVATKPQAKPLPSQSLNVSTVPIKGADTNTVRTPSPSPVQQTDSTSKEVPVPTNKNTPITQVSTKNQTSSLGSKNQITVGSKGQLSEIQCKKNLLADVIQESGLVLESTEKSLKEKGDLAKKDKEQPSKNTTTPGETLIKTVIDSTPISKTVTSIIKTIDTSSEVASLSDIRDSNILKRFEKGDDTMDSQETVITISTMEIPTKNTIKKSTDDSKEKNS